One stretch of Sinomonas terrae DNA includes these proteins:
- a CDS encoding M23 family metallopeptidase: MEQQTGAGRQIGRRGFVGLLIPIACAVCGANAAFADSGSSDTVRADPKATLAFDRPGVSSIPAGTHSGTVMVASADLPRPAKGQLYAPLETLVATSPFGYRINPLTGQPGEFHWGQDFAAAEGTRVYAADAGFVQAAGWHPWGGGNRVEVNHGNGLVTTYNHMHACAVKAGDTVQPSQVVGLVGHTGSATGPHLHFETHVNGVYEDPMKWTYIAIKQTDPVMNLTLTDYTPKGGQTPASQNWSVPTTLDEPAPGETIQKAPAPKPTAPGPTAAPTPSHSAGAAPASSPTPTSKSTSTSPSSSAAPSATASPKPTASPTPTPTPSPTPSPTPTPSPTRTPSPTPSPTATADLSPSPSPTSSATSATATSTPTPTATATPTPTPTATR; this comes from the coding sequence GTGGAGCAGCAAACCGGTGCAGGACGTCAGATCGGTCGTCGAGGCTTTGTAGGCCTGCTCATCCCGATAGCCTGTGCCGTTTGCGGAGCCAACGCCGCCTTTGCGGATTCGGGGAGCTCCGACACGGTGCGCGCCGATCCGAAGGCCACCCTCGCCTTCGACCGCCCGGGCGTCAGCTCGATCCCCGCAGGCACACACTCTGGCACCGTCATGGTCGCCTCAGCAGACCTTCCGCGACCCGCCAAAGGGCAGCTGTACGCTCCGCTCGAAACCCTCGTCGCCACCTCGCCCTTCGGCTACCGGATCAACCCCCTGACGGGCCAGCCGGGCGAGTTCCATTGGGGCCAGGACTTCGCGGCTGCGGAGGGCACGCGCGTCTACGCGGCCGACGCCGGCTTCGTTCAGGCTGCTGGTTGGCACCCCTGGGGCGGTGGGAATCGGGTCGAGGTCAACCACGGCAACGGCCTCGTCACCACTTACAACCACATGCACGCCTGCGCCGTGAAGGCAGGGGACACGGTGCAGCCGAGTCAGGTTGTCGGTCTCGTGGGCCATACGGGCAGCGCGACGGGCCCTCACCTCCACTTCGAGACCCACGTCAATGGGGTCTACGAGGACCCCATGAAGTGGACGTACATAGCGATCAAGCAGACAGACCCGGTCATGAATCTCACCCTCACCGATTACACGCCCAAGGGTGGGCAGACCCCGGCGAGTCAGAACTGGAGCGTCCCGACGACCCTCGACGAGCCAGCCCCCGGAGAGACGATCCAGAAGGCGCCGGCACCCAAGCCGACCGCTCCCGGCCCAACCGCAGCCCCCACACCCAGCCACTCGGCCGGTGCAGCGCCGGCCTCGAGCCCGACCCCCACGTCGAAGTCGACCTCAACCAGCCCGTCGTCGTCCGCGGCCCCTAGCGCCACGGCAAGCCCCAAGCCCACAGCGAGCCCGACGCCCACACCAACCCCGTCGCCGACGCCGAGCCCGACACCGACGCCGAGCCCGACACGGACGCCGAGCCCAACACCGTCGCCCACCGCGACGGCCGACCTCTCACCGTCACCGAGCCCGACGTCGTCGGCCACGTCGGCGACGGCGACTTCGACTCCGACGCCAACGGCGACAGCGACACCTACCCCGACACCGACCGCCACACGCTAG
- a CDS encoding HAMP domain-containing sensor histidine kinase produces MRKWLRSLYARVTLVTVAVAAVATLVAGLVGAQLIRSAAVDQARASLARQAQALSASGSVTNLASLRELAVGEAGRIALVNPDGTVSGAGRKYVSRAAVAKVLSGGSFSQTETVSGTPVVVEARPLSGGGGLVLVEPVSAVNQAAGPLVTRLLWALLIGFACAVAGGALVASWVARPLVHVAGAARRLAGGERGVAVDGGGPAEVEQVAHALGALDASLAASEGRQREFLLSVSHEMRTPLTALRGYAEALADGMIPGEDIPRVGQTLGAEAGRLDHFVSDLLELARLEADDFRVDLQPVDAAAILPAVVEAWRGVAGSAGVVLRIEVPGPLPVVTDARRLRQLLDGLVENALRVVPAGAPVVLAGRREGTAVVLEVRDGGPGLSEDDLAHAFERGALHSRYRGERPVGTGLGLSIAQRLAGRLGGQLVAGRAPEGGACFAVRLPMGG; encoded by the coding sequence ATGAGGAAGTGGCTGCGGTCGCTCTACGCGCGCGTGACTCTCGTGACAGTCGCCGTGGCAGCGGTGGCGACGCTCGTCGCAGGGCTCGTCGGCGCCCAGCTCATCCGCTCCGCCGCCGTCGACCAAGCCCGCGCAAGCCTCGCGCGCCAGGCTCAAGCCCTGAGCGCATCCGGGTCCGTGACCAATCTCGCCTCGCTCCGTGAACTCGCCGTCGGCGAGGCCGGGCGCATCGCCCTCGTGAATCCGGACGGCACCGTGAGCGGGGCGGGCCGGAAGTACGTGAGCCGGGCGGCGGTCGCCAAAGTCCTCTCGGGCGGGTCCTTCTCGCAGACCGAGACCGTGAGCGGGACGCCGGTCGTCGTCGAGGCCCGGCCGCTCTCGGGCGGGGGCGGGCTTGTGCTCGTCGAACCGGTCTCGGCCGTGAATCAGGCGGCGGGCCCGCTCGTGACCCGGCTCCTCTGGGCTCTGCTCATCGGCTTCGCGTGCGCGGTCGCGGGGGGCGCGCTTGTGGCCAGTTGGGTGGCACGGCCGCTCGTGCATGTCGCCGGAGCTGCGCGGCGGCTCGCGGGTGGCGAACGCGGTGTGGCGGTCGACGGCGGGGGGCCAGCGGAGGTCGAGCAGGTCGCCCACGCGCTCGGGGCGTTGGACGCCTCGCTCGCCGCGAGCGAAGGCAGGCAGCGCGAATTCCTGCTCTCCGTCTCGCACGAGATGCGGACGCCGCTCACGGCCCTCCGCGGCTACGCCGAGGCGCTCGCGGACGGAATGATCCCGGGCGAGGACATCCCTCGCGTGGGCCAGACCCTCGGCGCCGAGGCCGGCCGGCTCGACCACTTCGTGAGCGATCTTCTCGAACTCGCCCGCCTCGAGGCCGACGACTTCAGGGTGGACCTCCAGCCCGTCGACGCGGCGGCCATCCTGCCCGCCGTCGTCGAGGCGTGGCGTGGCGTGGCCGGCTCTGCAGGCGTGGTGCTGCGCATCGAGGTGCCGGGGCCGCTTCCCGTCGTGACGGACGCGCGCCGCCTCCGGCAGCTCCTCGACGGCCTTGTCGAGAACGCGCTCCGGGTGGTTCCCGCCGGAGCGCCCGTGGTGCTTGCCGGGCGGCGGGAGGGGACCGCCGTCGTCCTCGAAGTGCGCGACGGCGGCCCTGGGCTGAGTGAGGACGACCTCGCCCACGCTTTCGAGCGCGGGGCGCTTCATTCGCGCTATCGGGGGGAGCGGCCGGTGGGAACGGGGCTCGGGCTCTCGATCGCGCAGCGCCTTGCGGGCCGGCTCGGAGGCCAGCTCGTGGCCGGAAGGGCTCCGGAAGGCGGGGCGTGTTTCGCGGTCAGGCTTCCGATGGGAGGCTGA
- a CDS encoding response regulator transcription factor, which produces MDNSGEGRGLVLVVEDEHAIADLERLYLARAGFGVHVERDGAAALQRIRQLRPVAIVLDVGLPGIDGVEICRRLREDDDWTPVIFVTARDDEVDRVLGLELGADDYLTKPFSPRELVARVRSVLRRAAGPQAPRILTLGQVRLDLDRRTAEADGQPVQLTALEFDLLAHLMSQPGRVFSREQLLSAVWGQADYGGGRTVDVHIAQLRAKLGEASPLRTTRGVGYSASAEGGAGT; this is translated from the coding sequence GTGGACAACTCCGGCGAGGGGCGGGGGCTCGTGCTCGTGGTCGAGGACGAGCATGCCATCGCGGACCTCGAACGCCTCTATCTGGCCCGAGCGGGATTCGGGGTGCACGTCGAGCGGGACGGCGCTGCTGCGCTCCAGCGGATTCGGCAGCTGCGGCCGGTTGCGATCGTCTTGGACGTGGGCCTGCCGGGGATCGACGGCGTCGAAATCTGCCGCCGTCTGCGCGAAGACGACGACTGGACGCCGGTGATCTTCGTGACCGCCCGCGACGACGAGGTGGACCGCGTCCTCGGCCTCGAACTCGGCGCCGACGACTACCTCACCAAGCCGTTCTCCCCGCGCGAGCTCGTCGCCCGCGTCCGCAGCGTGCTCCGTCGGGCGGCAGGTCCGCAGGCGCCGCGCATCCTGACTCTGGGCCAGGTCCGGCTGGACCTCGACCGGCGCACCGCCGAGGCCGACGGCCAGCCGGTGCAGCTCACCGCACTCGAATTCGACCTGCTCGCGCACCTCATGAGCCAGCCAGGGCGCGTGTTCAGCCGCGAGCAGCTCCTCTCGGCCGTGTGGGGCCAGGCCGATTACGGTGGCGGCCGGACCGTGGACGTCCACATCGCGCAGCTGCGCGCGAAGCTCGGCGAGGCGAGCCCGCTCAGGACGACGCGCGGCGTCGGCTACAGCGCCTCGGCCGAAGGCGGGGCCGGGACGTGA
- a CDS encoding DNA polymerase III subunit gamma and tau, whose translation MSSPTALYRRYRPDTFQDVIGQEHVTEPLMTALRKDRVNHAYLFSGPRGCGKTTSARILARCLNCEKGPTPEPCGVCPSCVELARGGSGSLDVIEIDAASHGGVDDARDLRERATFAPVRDRYKIFIIDEAHMVTSAGFNALLKIVEEPPEHIKFIFATTEPDKVIGTIRSRTHHYPFRLVPPEPLMAYLEKLCAEEHVAVEPGVLSLVVRAGGGSVRDSLSVLDQLMAGAGEGGIDYELAVALLGYTHAALLDDVVDAVSAGDSGTVFRAVDRVIQTGHDPRRFVEDLLERFRDLIIVQALPEAAEAILRGVPADQLARMRTQAQSLGAAELSRAADITNTAFNEMTGATSPRLHLELLCARLMLPGADSDHGLAARLDRLERRLSFEHGAAEESVAAPAAAVVAPTPAPAAPAPAESAPAAPAPASPVPAPEPAPTADAPHPALPEPEPVAAAPRQTRPEPEPAPTAEQPAQRPQPAQRVHAAPAPEAASAASVPQTSSAPQEASPQAGTTSGGSGSVEMFRRAWPEVLEALTAIKRLTWILVSQNANVAGFDGRTLTLAFANSGSVNSFSRGDHPDNVRRAVQQVLGVDVQIDATTGGNGPVPAGVRGAEPGPKAPADSPRGSRAPEAVGVPETVGVPETVRVPETVRVPETVRVPETVRVPEAGRAGAPASSPAASANPPAPTAADIAWGLAPAPAGAPTAPASPGQRDTAETNPDRAVGVPETNPNRAVGAPETNPSPAVGAPETKPDRGRASDDPYADIPYDDEEPAADWDEPLPEDEGSGRPSSRRPSRPSSPGEAQSAAPVTSEPSRDPWAYARESSPGVWSVGSEPNTGAVPQQATPPSQRDAPPSYAPAAAQPPSAPERPVPPERPAPLEQRAPAERPAPPRPTSTQPPRPGQPERPADDVGQNLSMYQRLSRRAAQQAQEQANAQAASVRTQPVVEDIPSADDETVEASGVFGRAAVERILGGKLLEERSLDGTVLPPR comes from the coding sequence GTGAGTTCTCCGACTGCCCTCTACCGCCGGTATCGGCCGGACACGTTCCAAGACGTGATCGGGCAGGAGCACGTCACCGAGCCGCTCATGACGGCGCTCCGCAAGGACCGCGTCAACCACGCCTATCTCTTCTCCGGACCGCGCGGCTGCGGCAAGACGACATCGGCCCGCATCCTCGCCCGTTGCCTCAACTGCGAGAAGGGCCCGACGCCGGAGCCGTGCGGCGTGTGCCCCAGCTGCGTCGAGCTGGCGCGGGGCGGCTCCGGCTCGCTCGACGTGATCGAGATCGACGCCGCGAGCCACGGCGGCGTGGACGACGCGCGGGACCTCCGCGAGCGGGCGACGTTCGCCCCGGTGCGCGACCGCTACAAGATCTTCATCATCGACGAGGCCCACATGGTCACGTCGGCGGGCTTCAACGCGCTGCTCAAGATCGTCGAGGAGCCGCCCGAGCACATCAAGTTCATCTTTGCGACGACTGAGCCGGACAAGGTCATCGGGACCATCCGCTCGCGCACGCATCACTATCCCTTCCGGCTCGTGCCGCCCGAGCCGCTCATGGCGTACCTCGAGAAGCTGTGCGCCGAGGAGCACGTGGCTGTCGAGCCTGGCGTGCTCTCTTTGGTGGTCCGCGCGGGCGGTGGTTCCGTGCGCGACTCGCTCTCCGTGCTCGATCAGCTCATGGCCGGCGCGGGCGAGGGCGGGATCGACTACGAGCTCGCCGTGGCCCTTCTCGGGTACACGCACGCCGCGCTCCTGGACGACGTTGTGGACGCCGTCTCCGCGGGGGACTCGGGAACGGTCTTCCGCGCCGTCGACCGTGTCATCCAGACCGGCCACGACCCACGCCGGTTCGTCGAGGACCTTCTGGAGCGGTTCCGCGACCTCATCATCGTCCAGGCCCTCCCCGAGGCCGCCGAGGCGATTCTGCGCGGTGTTCCCGCCGACCAGCTCGCACGGATGCGCACGCAGGCCCAGTCGCTCGGGGCCGCGGAGCTCTCGCGGGCCGCGGACATCACGAACACGGCGTTCAACGAGATGACCGGTGCGACCTCTCCCCGCCTCCATCTCGAGCTTCTCTGCGCGCGGCTCATGCTCCCCGGCGCCGACAGCGACCACGGCCTGGCGGCCCGGCTGGATCGGCTCGAGCGGCGGCTCTCGTTCGAGCACGGTGCGGCCGAGGAGTCGGTTGCGGCCCCGGCGGCGGCGGTTGTGGCGCCCACGCCTGCTCCAGCCGCTCCTGCGCCCGCGGAGTCTGCTCCAGCCGCCCCTGCGCCCGCTTCACCCGTACCCGCTCCCGAGCCTGCGCCTACCGCGGACGCGCCTCATCCCGCCCTACCCGAGCCTGAGCCCGTCGCGGCTGCGCCCCGTCAGACCCGACCGGAGCCTGAACCGGCGCCCACGGCCGAGCAGCCGGCCCAGCGACCGCAGCCAGCGCAACGGGTCCATGCCGCACCGGCCCCGGAAGCCGCATCGGCTGCTTCGGTCCCGCAGACCTCGTCGGCTCCGCAGGAGGCAAGCCCGCAGGCAGGAACGACGAGTGGTGGCTCGGGCAGCGTCGAGATGTTCCGTCGCGCGTGGCCAGAGGTGTTGGAGGCGCTCACCGCGATCAAGCGCCTCACGTGGATTCTGGTGAGCCAGAACGCGAACGTCGCGGGCTTCGATGGGAGGACGCTGACCCTCGCCTTTGCCAACTCGGGGTCCGTCAACTCGTTCTCGCGCGGTGACCATCCGGACAACGTGCGTCGAGCGGTGCAGCAGGTTCTCGGCGTCGACGTCCAGATCGATGCCACGACGGGCGGAAACGGTCCCGTTCCCGCCGGTGTGAGGGGAGCTGAGCCGGGCCCAAAAGCACCGGCTGACAGTCCGCGGGGGTCCCGTGCGCCTGAAGCAGTTGGCGTACCCGAAACAGTTGGCGTACCCGAAACAGTTCGCGTACCCGAAACAGTTCGCGTACCCGAAACGGTTCGCGTACCCGAAACAGTTCGCGTACCCGAAGCTGGTCGTGCCGGCGCACCAGCGTCGTCGCCAGCAGCGTCTGCCAATCCGCCCGCCCCTACGGCCGCGGACATTGCGTGGGGGCTCGCCCCGGCGCCGGCGGGAGCACCTACCGCTCCCGCCTCGCCTGGGCAGCGCGACACCGCCGAGACGAACCCCGACCGGGCAGTTGGCGTACCCGAAACGAACCCCAACCGGGCAGTTGGCGCACCCGAAACCAACCCCAGCCCGGCAGTTGGCGCACCCGAAACCAAGCCCGACCGGGGGCGGGCGTCCGATGACCCATACGCGGACATCCCCTATGACGACGAGGAGCCAGCGGCAGATTGGGACGAGCCGCTGCCGGAAGACGAGGGGTCGGGTCGTCCGTCGAGTCGCCGGCCCAGCCGCCCGTCCAGCCCGGGGGAGGCTCAGTCCGCAGCGCCGGTTACGAGCGAGCCGAGCCGCGATCCCTGGGCCTACGCGAGAGAATCCTCGCCCGGTGTCTGGTCAGTCGGGAGCGAGCCGAACACCGGTGCGGTCCCCCAACAGGCGACGCCGCCCTCGCAGCGGGACGCCCCGCCGTCGTACGCCCCCGCGGCCGCGCAGCCGCCCTCAGCGCCGGAGCGCCCCGTACCGCCGGAACGCCCTGCACCCTTGGAACAGCGCGCACCCGCCGAACGGCCCGCGCCCCCTCGCCCCACCTCGACTCAGCCACCCCGGCCCGGCCAGCCTGAACGCCCAGCGGACGACGTCGGCCAGAACCTGAGCATGTACCAGCGGCTTTCGCGGCGGGCAGCGCAGCAAGCGCAGGAGCAGGCCAACGCACAGGCGGCGAGTGTCCGGACGCAGCCGGTCGTGGAGGACATCCCGAGCGCGGACGACGAAACGGTCGAGGCGTCCGGGGTGTTCGGTCGCGCCGCGGTCGAGCGGATCCTCGGCGGGAAGCTCCTCGAGGAGCGGTCGCTCGACGGCACGGTCCTCCCGCCTCGCTAG
- the recR gene encoding recombination mediator RecR produces MYEGAVQDLIDELGRLPGIGPKSAQRLAFHILEADADDMKRLVAAITTVKERVKFCQICGNVSEQETCSICRDPRRDPSVICVVEESKDVVAVERTRAFRGRYHVLGGAINPIAGIGPDQLRIRELLGRLNDDAVTEIIIATNPNLEGEATSTYLARMLQSIGIKVTRLASGLPVGGDLEYADEITLGRAFEGRRSAIG; encoded by the coding sequence GTGTATGAAGGCGCAGTCCAGGATCTGATCGACGAGCTCGGCAGGCTCCCCGGCATCGGACCGAAATCCGCTCAGCGGCTCGCCTTCCACATTCTCGAGGCGGACGCCGACGACATGAAGCGGCTCGTCGCCGCGATCACCACCGTCAAGGAACGCGTCAAGTTCTGCCAGATCTGCGGCAACGTCTCGGAGCAGGAGACGTGCTCGATCTGCCGCGATCCCCGCCGGGATCCGAGCGTCATCTGCGTCGTCGAGGAATCGAAGGACGTGGTGGCGGTCGAACGCACTCGCGCCTTCCGCGGCCGCTACCACGTGCTCGGCGGGGCGATCAACCCCATAGCGGGAATCGGGCCGGACCAGCTGCGCATCCGCGAGCTCCTCGGCCGCCTGAATGACGATGCCGTCACCGAGATCATCATCGCGACAAACCCCAACCTCGAGGGCGAGGCGACGTCCACCTATCTCGCACGGATGCTGCAGAGCATCGGCATCAAGGTGACCCGCCTCGCCTCAGGGCTCCCCGTCGGCGGCGACCTCGAGTACGCCGATGAGATCACGCTCGGACGGGCCTTCGAGGGCAGGCGCAGCGCGATCGGATAG
- a CDS encoding isopenicillin N synthase family dioxygenase — MSTPRTSVPILDLATAKDENGQFTPDFLDALRDAAHNVGFFQVVGYGGRAGQDQELLDTVAEFFRLPLEDRLALDNRSSAQFRGYTRLGTEVTQGRADSREQIDYGPDREPLADVPKDQAYLRLQGHNQWPAGYPELEKAAMEWAELMSRVGAELLAGISVAIGLPEDYFDEKFSGTPAWMGKLVHYVGGGVVPEAGNQGVGSHADYGFVTLLLQDSVGGLEVKPYGQDEWIDVPPTPGALVVNLGEMLEVATDGYLMATIHRVTAPPADVDRYSVPFFWSPRLDAVIDKVELPAELAAEARGVSDDPDNPMLSTYGENVLKGWLRAHPETARLHYPELVG, encoded by the coding sequence ATGAGCACACCACGCACTTCCGTGCCCATCCTCGACCTCGCGACCGCGAAGGACGAGAACGGGCAGTTCACGCCAGACTTCCTCGATGCCCTGCGCGACGCCGCCCACAACGTCGGCTTCTTCCAAGTGGTCGGCTACGGGGGCCGCGCGGGCCAGGACCAGGAGCTCCTCGACACGGTCGCGGAATTCTTCCGCCTCCCCCTCGAGGACCGCCTCGCGCTGGACAACCGCTCGTCCGCCCAGTTCCGCGGGTACACGCGGCTCGGCACCGAGGTGACCCAGGGCCGCGCCGACTCCCGTGAGCAGATCGACTACGGACCCGATCGCGAGCCCCTCGCCGACGTTCCGAAGGATCAGGCCTACCTGCGGCTGCAGGGCCACAATCAGTGGCCGGCGGGGTACCCCGAACTCGAGAAGGCAGCGATGGAATGGGCGGAGCTCATGTCCCGGGTAGGAGCTGAGCTGCTTGCCGGGATCTCGGTCGCCATCGGGCTCCCCGAGGACTACTTCGACGAGAAGTTCTCGGGTACCCCGGCATGGATGGGCAAGCTCGTGCACTACGTGGGCGGCGGCGTCGTCCCCGAGGCAGGCAACCAGGGCGTTGGCTCGCACGCGGACTACGGCTTCGTGACCCTGCTGCTCCAGGATTCTGTGGGCGGCCTCGAGGTCAAGCCCTACGGCCAGGACGAATGGATCGACGTGCCGCCGACGCCCGGCGCGCTCGTCGTCAACCTCGGCGAAATGCTCGAGGTCGCGACGGACGGCTACCTCATGGCGACCATCCACCGCGTCACGGCGCCGCCCGCCGACGTCGACCGCTACTCGGTGCCATTCTTCTGGTCGCCGCGCCTCGACGCGGTGATCGACAAGGTCGAACTGCCCGCCGAACTCGCCGCCGAGGCGAGAGGCGTCTCGGACGACCCCGACAACCCGATGCTCTCCACCTATGGTGAGAACGTCCTGAAGGGTTGGCTCCGGGCACACCCCGAGACCGCGCGGCTGCACTACCCGGAGCTGGTCGGCTGA
- a CDS encoding aspartate kinase, translating to MSLPPVLPAKQLVVQKFGGSSVADAAGVKRVAKRVVDYHEAGHEVVVVVSAMGDTTDELLDLAAEITDSAPAREMDMLLSAGERMSMALLAMAINKLGHKAQSFTGSQAGMITDGTHGKARIIDVDPHRIRTSLDKGNIAIVAGFQGMSRESQDITTLGRGGSDTTAVALAAALEADVCEIYTDVDGVYTADPRVVPSARKIETISSEEMLELAASGAKILHLRCVEYARRFGVPLHVRSSFSHNEGTWVLPSPEDKFTISEGVALEQPIISGVAHDRSEAKVTVVGVPDIPGKAAAIFQVIAKANSNIDMIVQNVSTFGRGKTDISFTLPIVEGANALNALKASQDEIGFEDIEYNAEIGKLSLIGAGMRSHPGVSATFFKALSDAGINIDMISTSEIRISVVTRADLLDAAVRAIHTAFDLDVDTQATVYGGTGR from the coding sequence ATGTCCTTGCCGCCTGTGCTGCCCGCCAAGCAACTTGTCGTCCAGAAGTTCGGCGGTTCGTCCGTCGCGGACGCGGCGGGCGTCAAGCGGGTTGCGAAGCGGGTCGTGGACTATCACGAGGCGGGGCATGAGGTCGTCGTCGTCGTCTCCGCCATGGGCGACACGACCGACGAACTCCTGGACCTCGCCGCCGAGATCACGGACAGCGCGCCCGCACGGGAGATGGACATGCTGCTCTCCGCCGGCGAGCGCATGTCCATGGCACTCCTCGCGATGGCCATCAACAAGCTCGGCCACAAGGCGCAGTCGTTCACGGGCTCGCAGGCGGGCATGATCACGGACGGGACGCACGGCAAGGCGCGGATCATCGACGTCGACCCACACCGCATCCGCACCTCCCTCGACAAGGGGAACATCGCCATCGTCGCCGGCTTCCAGGGCATGAGCCGCGAGAGCCAGGACATCACGACGCTCGGCCGGGGCGGCTCGGACACGACGGCGGTCGCGCTCGCCGCGGCGCTCGAGGCGGACGTGTGCGAGATCTACACGGATGTCGACGGCGTCTACACCGCGGATCCACGCGTGGTTCCCTCCGCCAGGAAGATCGAGACGATCTCCAGCGAGGAGATGCTCGAGCTCGCCGCCTCGGGCGCCAAGATCCTTCACCTGCGCTGCGTCGAATACGCGCGCCGCTTCGGGGTTCCGCTGCACGTGCGGTCCTCGTTCAGCCACAACGAGGGGACGTGGGTGCTGCCCTCCCCCGAGGACAAGTTCACGATCAGCGAGGGAGTCGCCTTGGAACAGCCCATCATCTCCGGCGTCGCACACGACCGCTCCGAGGCCAAGGTCACCGTGGTCGGCGTCCCGGATATCCCGGGCAAGGCAGCCGCGATCTTCCAGGTCATCGCGAAGGCGAACTCGAACATCGACATGATCGTGCAGAACGTCTCGACCTTCGGGCGGGGCAAGACGGACATCTCGTTCACGCTGCCGATCGTCGAGGGCGCGAACGCCCTCAACGCGCTCAAGGCTTCCCAGGATGAGATCGGCTTCGAGGACATCGAGTACAACGCGGAGATCGGCAAGCTCTCGCTCATCGGAGCTGGCATGCGCTCACACCCGGGCGTCTCGGCCACGTTCTTCAAGGCTCTTTCCGATGCGGGAATCAACATCGACATGATCTCGACGTCGGAGATCCGCATCTCGGTTGTGACGCGCGCGGACCTGCTCGACGCCGCCGTCCGGGCGATCCACACCGCCTTCGACCTTGACGTCGACACACAGGCGACGGTCTACGGCGGCACCGGGCGCTAG